The following are from one region of the Rhodopirellula sp. P2 genome:
- a CDS encoding PSD1 and planctomycete cytochrome C domain-containing protein, whose amino-acid sequence MSELIVQNLGCPKESSAFLPESTLGAKLRPKPAAGNAWTGRAEAIIGFVLVLIAIGSIDAADAQADEVSFSRDVLPVLSDRCFHCHGPDEGNREADLRLDVESAAKEDRGGYAAVQPGDLESSELWNRIVSDDEDAVMPPTDSHRKPLSDKEREAIRQWILDGAHWGKHWSFEKLTRPSVPDTAPHPIDAFVIDKLAENDLQLSPPAAPITQFRRLAFDLTGMSPTTQQMAELPADMNASWMDAEWNRLVDQFLESPHYAERMAMWWLDAARYSDSDGFQQDGTRENWPWRDWVIEQFASNRPFDEFTIEQFAGDLLPNATAEQKLATCFHRNHMTNGEGGRDPEESRIDYVIDRVNTTGTVWLGLTLGCVQCHTHKFDPITHHDYYSLAAYFNSIDEDGRAGMNATPYLEFESPTVDPQVNEFATFVTQWEEAEVTEKQRAVERFEKWLSEFRSNPPSEHSAWHMPPPKLNSSEGTEFEVEADGIVQTHGPTPVQDDYRVVMQIPSDMSRVTGIRIEVFPHPSHVDGRFARDGNGEFTLTSVLAMGRREGSPSESQLDLSHAMADYEADKKRETEWDKKYGGIRETLNDDARDGWTTDGAETISPHVGVYELEQPWQVEPGDQFVVLLRHRSTHGHANIGRFRVSLSSEQGETVRRVDGGSPILELVELLNVERNPEDDEQLVDEKLRQRLLDQYLLADEDYQFASNRLKRARKQLADLKKQSQPRKVMVLKEREKPRDTHVLLRGVWDAKGDVVQPAVLPSVLEWPAEKARTRLDLANWIVDPKNPLTARVAANHMWQLMFGAGLVRTPDDFGLQGELPTHPKLLDWLAVELMENDWNLRHILRLIATSQTYRQSSVATAELLERDPENRLLARAPRFRLPAWMIRDNALRVSGLLDPTVGGPPVYPYQPPGVWAEITMGRFDYQPSLGDRQYRRTLYAFWRRSSAPTFLFDSAQRRVCEVGVRRTNTPLHALTLMNDETMLESSRAIADAIVCPSDSSAETSWESNANALAGRVLSRTLSTPELAALKSVWSRTNQYYSDHLADAIEFCSVGQTGPPGEDVAAETAAWQTTASLILNLDEAMTRE is encoded by the coding sequence ATGAGTGAACTCATCGTCCAAAATCTCGGATGCCCGAAAGAGTCGTCCGCATTCCTCCCGGAGTCAACGCTGGGAGCGAAATTGCGTCCGAAGCCCGCTGCTGGGAATGCTTGGACTGGCCGAGCCGAGGCAATCATTGGGTTCGTTCTCGTTCTGATTGCGATCGGATCGATCGATGCGGCAGACGCTCAAGCCGACGAAGTGTCGTTCTCTCGCGACGTGCTGCCGGTGCTGTCGGATCGCTGCTTTCATTGTCACGGGCCCGATGAAGGCAATCGCGAAGCGGACTTGCGACTGGACGTGGAATCGGCTGCCAAAGAAGACCGCGGTGGTTACGCGGCGGTGCAGCCCGGTGATCTTGAAAGCAGTGAGCTTTGGAACCGGATCGTTTCGGATGATGAAGACGCGGTCATGCCGCCAACCGATTCGCATCGGAAACCGCTCAGCGACAAGGAACGGGAGGCCATCCGGCAATGGATTCTCGACGGTGCCCACTGGGGAAAACACTGGTCATTTGAAAAGCTGACCCGCCCCAGTGTGCCTGACACAGCGCCACATCCCATCGATGCGTTTGTGATCGACAAACTGGCTGAGAACGATCTGCAGCTCAGTCCACCGGCGGCTCCGATCACCCAGTTTCGACGTCTGGCATTTGACTTGACTGGCATGTCGCCGACGACGCAGCAGATGGCGGAATTGCCAGCCGACATGAATGCGTCGTGGATGGACGCGGAGTGGAATCGTTTGGTCGATCAGTTCCTCGAATCCCCTCACTACGCCGAACGCATGGCGATGTGGTGGCTCGATGCCGCCCGCTATTCCGACTCGGATGGTTTCCAACAAGACGGCACGCGAGAAAACTGGCCCTGGCGAGATTGGGTGATCGAGCAATTTGCCAGCAACCGACCGTTTGACGAATTCACGATCGAACAATTCGCCGGCGACTTGCTGCCCAATGCAACAGCCGAGCAAAAGCTGGCGACGTGTTTCCATCGCAATCACATGACCAATGGCGAAGGTGGCCGCGATCCCGAAGAATCTCGCATCGACTACGTCATCGACCGAGTCAACACGACTGGCACCGTCTGGTTGGGGCTGACGCTGGGCTGTGTGCAATGCCACACGCACAAATTTGATCCCATCACGCATCACGATTACTACTCGTTGGCGGCCTACTTCAACAGCATCGACGAGGATGGTCGAGCGGGGATGAATGCAACGCCTTACCTGGAATTCGAATCTCCCACGGTCGATCCACAAGTCAACGAATTCGCGACGTTTGTCACTCAGTGGGAAGAAGCCGAAGTCACCGAAAAACAACGTGCCGTGGAACGTTTCGAAAAATGGTTGTCAGAGTTCCGAAGTAATCCACCCTCTGAACATTCGGCATGGCACATGCCGCCGCCGAAACTGAACAGCAGCGAGGGAACCGAGTTCGAAGTCGAAGCCGATGGCATCGTGCAAACGCACGGGCCAACGCCGGTTCAAGACGACTACCGAGTGGTCATGCAGATCCCCAGCGACATGTCTCGTGTCACCGGGATCCGCATCGAAGTGTTTCCTCACCCGTCGCACGTGGACGGGCGTTTTGCACGAGACGGCAATGGTGAGTTCACACTGACCAGCGTCCTCGCCATGGGCCGCCGCGAAGGAAGTCCCTCCGAGAGCCAATTGGATCTATCGCATGCGATGGCCGATTACGAAGCGGACAAGAAACGTGAAACCGAGTGGGATAAAAAGTACGGCGGAATTCGCGAAACGCTCAACGATGACGCTCGCGACGGTTGGACGACCGACGGTGCCGAAACGATCTCGCCTCACGTCGGGGTTTACGAACTGGAGCAACCTTGGCAGGTCGAACCGGGCGACCAATTTGTTGTGCTTCTGCGTCACCGCTCCACCCACGGGCACGCCAACATCGGCCGGTTTCGTGTCTCGCTGTCGTCCGAGCAAGGCGAGACGGTTCGGCGGGTCGATGGCGGTTCTCCGATCTTAGAATTGGTCGAACTTCTCAACGTGGAACGGAATCCAGAGGACGATGAGCAGCTCGTCGACGAAAAACTCCGCCAGCGACTGCTCGACCAATACTTGCTTGCAGACGAAGACTACCAATTCGCGTCCAACCGCTTGAAACGAGCTCGCAAGCAGCTTGCGGATCTGAAAAAGCAGTCCCAGCCGCGGAAAGTCATGGTGTTGAAGGAACGCGAAAAACCGCGTGACACTCATGTGTTGTTGCGTGGCGTCTGGGATGCCAAAGGCGACGTTGTTCAACCCGCTGTGCTGCCCAGTGTCCTGGAATGGCCAGCCGAAAAGGCACGCACGCGGTTGGACTTGGCGAACTGGATCGTCGATCCCAAAAACCCGCTCACGGCACGTGTTGCCGCCAACCACATGTGGCAATTGATGTTCGGCGCTGGGTTGGTTCGAACCCCTGACGATTTCGGCTTGCAAGGTGAATTGCCGACGCATCCGAAATTGCTGGATTGGTTGGCGGTCGAGCTGATGGAAAATGATTGGAATCTGCGACACATTCTTCGCCTGATTGCAACCAGCCAAACGTATCGGCAAAGCAGCGTGGCAACCGCCGAGTTGTTGGAACGGGACCCCGAAAATCGATTGCTTGCCAGAGCACCCCGGTTTCGTTTGCCCGCGTGGATGATTCGTGACAATGCCTTGCGAGTTTCCGGTTTGTTGGATCCCACCGTCGGTGGACCGCCCGTGTACCCGTATCAACCGCCTGGCGTTTGGGCTGAGATCACGATGGGACGGTTTGATTATCAACCCAGCCTTGGGGATCGGCAGTACCGGCGAACTCTGTACGCGTTTTGGCGGCGCAGCAGTGCACCGACGTTTCTGTTCGACAGTGCTCAACGCCGTGTTTGTGAAGTCGGCGTTCGCCGCACCAACACCCCGCTGCATGCCCTGACGCTGATGAACGACGAAACCATGTTGGAGTCCTCTCGGGCGATTGCGGATGCGATCGTTTGCCCGTCGGATTCCTCCGCGGAAACCTCCTGGGAATCCAATGCCAACGCGCTGGCCGGGCGAGTTCTTTCGCGAACACTCAGCACGCCTGAATTGGCCGCGTTGAAATCCGTCTGGAGCCGCACGAACCAGTACTACTCCGACCATCTAGCAGACGCGATTGAGTTTTGTTCGGTCGGGCAAACCGGGCCGCCTGGTGAAGACGTGGCGGCCGAAACCGCGGCTTGGCAAACAACCGCCAGCCTGATCTTGAATCTCGACGAAGCCATGACACGTGAGTGA
- a CDS encoding AraC family transcriptional regulator gives MTKSNPDVTEWRNEVFGSIVNPLACLQLFDYLPQVYMYVKAADGRYLRANRVVCRVVGVDDESAIIGKTDFDFFPPATATQYVEEDRRVVASGETLTDQVWLVPDSRGVPQIYSCNKIPLLNQAGDVVALAGVKRPYHDSEAPESGHLRLLKVVQFVTQHYGDEISVSDLAREANLSQSQLHREFTRLFGITPNHYLREVRVGVARHLLETTQEAVGVIAASTGFYDQSHLTRQFKTSTGITPTEYRRTYSPLQ, from the coding sequence ATGACCAAATCCAACCCAGACGTCACAGAATGGCGAAACGAAGTCTTCGGAAGCATTGTCAATCCCTTGGCATGCTTGCAGCTATTCGATTATTTGCCACAGGTTTACATGTACGTCAAAGCCGCCGATGGACGTTACTTGCGAGCCAATCGCGTGGTCTGCCGGGTCGTGGGGGTGGACGATGAATCGGCGATCATTGGGAAGACCGACTTCGATTTCTTCCCACCCGCCACCGCAACGCAGTACGTCGAAGAGGACCGGCGAGTGGTCGCATCGGGGGAGACGCTGACCGACCAGGTTTGGTTGGTCCCCGACAGCCGCGGTGTGCCCCAGATTTATTCCTGCAACAAGATCCCTCTGCTCAACCAAGCAGGCGACGTGGTGGCACTGGCGGGAGTGAAACGGCCTTACCATGACTCTGAGGCTCCCGAGAGCGGGCATTTGCGACTGTTGAAGGTGGTGCAGTTCGTGACGCAACATTACGGCGACGAAATCTCGGTTTCGGATTTGGCTCGAGAAGCCAACCTGTCACAAAGCCAATTGCACCGCGAATTCACCCGTTTGTTTGGAATCACCCCCAACCACTACCTTCGCGAAGTTCGGGTGGGCGTGGCCAGGCACCTGCTGGAGACCACGCAGGAAGCGGTGGGGGTGATCGCGGCCAGCACCGGGTTCTATGACCAGAGCCATCTCACGCGGCAGTTCAAGACCTCAACCGGGATCACCCCGACAGAATACCGCCGCACGTACAGCCCGCTGCAGTGA
- a CDS encoding vitamin K epoxide reductase family protein — MLMCSIVALGTSSYLAYTAFTSSPVAGCGGGSLFDCSHVLHSRWSKVGALPVSVPAILTHVSVISLLLFQPISVFWNRVRWGTLGVVALTAGGAAIWFIGLQVFALGHLCPYCMVAHVAGIVLAGTFLFSRPAQTPSLRLVGSLAAAGLAAMITLQVATEPAPTFEVIDHSAQPATFEAPGVPASPGTFEAPGTFEAPGVFEAPGTFQAPALFEAPATGDSAQAGEIEGLFAPPESVRVNRKATELLAQVSSLDPSRLALALIHPASMLTMEVAAEPDPTPKTAEILGGVRLATKDWPLIGKPDAEMVLVEMFDYTCPHCQRTHESLEAAREHYGDRLAVIVLPVPLDGRCNPAIQSTNAMHREACDLAKLAVAVWIVDREKFADFHSYVFESKPTLAQATSHASKLVDEAKLKSTMSGPTPSEYIQKHVQLYQRAGSGTIPKLLFPKTTTVGAVESSQAMIRLIEQHL, encoded by the coding sequence ATGCTGATGTGCAGCATCGTCGCGCTGGGCACGAGCAGTTACCTCGCCTACACCGCGTTCACATCCTCCCCTGTGGCCGGGTGCGGTGGCGGAAGCCTGTTTGATTGCAGTCACGTGCTGCACAGCCGTTGGTCCAAGGTCGGGGCCCTGCCGGTCAGCGTTCCAGCCATCCTGACGCACGTCAGCGTGATCTCGCTGCTGTTGTTCCAGCCAATCAGTGTGTTCTGGAACCGAGTCCGCTGGGGCACGCTCGGCGTCGTCGCTCTGACCGCCGGTGGAGCCGCCATCTGGTTCATCGGCCTGCAAGTCTTTGCTCTGGGGCACCTGTGCCCGTACTGCATGGTCGCTCACGTCGCGGGAATCGTTCTGGCGGGCACGTTTCTGTTCAGCCGCCCTGCCCAAACCCCATCGCTGCGGTTGGTGGGATCGCTCGCGGCGGCCGGGTTGGCCGCGATGATCACCCTGCAAGTCGCAACCGAACCAGCCCCCACATTCGAAGTCATTGATCATAGCGCACAACCAGCCACATTCGAGGCACCTGGCGTTCCCGCATCACCAGGCACGTTTGAGGCACCAGGCACGTTCGAGGCACCGGGCGTGTTCGAAGCCCCCGGCACGTTCCAGGCTCCTGCCTTGTTCGAAGCCCCCGCAACAGGCGACTCCGCTCAAGCTGGCGAGATCGAAGGCCTGTTCGCGCCGCCAGAATCAGTCCGCGTGAATCGGAAAGCAACCGAACTGCTCGCCCAAGTTTCCAGCCTCGATCCATCACGCCTCGCCTTGGCGTTGATCCATCCCGCATCGATGTTGACGATGGAGGTCGCTGCGGAACCAGACCCGACACCGAAGACGGCTGAGATTTTGGGCGGAGTTCGGTTGGCAACCAAGGATTGGCCGCTCATCGGAAAACCCGACGCGGAAATGGTGCTGGTGGAGATGTTTGATTACACCTGCCCGCACTGCCAACGCACGCACGAGTCACTGGAAGCCGCGAGAGAACACTATGGCGATCGATTGGCGGTGATCGTGTTGCCGGTTCCTTTGGACGGCCGCTGCAATCCGGCGATCCAGAGCACCAACGCGATGCACCGCGAAGCTTGCGATTTGGCCAAGCTGGCCGTCGCGGTTTGGATCGTTGACCGAGAAAAATTCGCGGACTTTCACTCCTATGTGTTCGAATCCAAGCCGACGCTTGCTCAAGCGACATCGCACGCTTCCAAGTTAGTTGATGAAGCCAAGCTGAAATCAACGATGAGCGGTCCGACACCTTCGGAATACATCCAAAAGCACGTGCAGCTGTATCAGCGAGCGGGCTCGGGCACGATCCCCAAGTTGTTGTTCCCCAAGACAACAACCGTGGGTGCGGTGGAATCTTCCCAAGCGATGATTCGATTGATCGAGCAACACCTGTAG
- the truA gene encoding tRNA pseudouridine(38-40) synthase TruA → MQANDRTRASRPRTFHLTVAYDGTEYCGWQVQPEQRSIQSELERVIEPLAGRPVRILGSGRTDAGVHAIGQVARCVLPTWNAGTVALLRAINSKLPDDIRVKAVRETRERFHPIADAIGKRYQYLVQIGGGRDPFAYRYVHRVGGPIDQAAMQAAAAKFVGRHDFKAFQGTGAERPSTVRTIHSAKWFRRTANDPTGTELEGEPWCFEIEGEGFLYNMVRNLIGTMLEVGRGRKPLEWIDDVFASYDRKQAGPTAPPQGLFLCRVDYPDEIFELDEPEIDGPELDG, encoded by the coding sequence TTGCAAGCCAACGATCGAACTCGCGCGTCACGCCCTCGCACCTTTCACCTGACGGTGGCGTACGACGGCACCGAGTATTGTGGCTGGCAAGTGCAGCCTGAACAGCGGTCGATCCAATCGGAATTGGAACGTGTGATTGAGCCTTTGGCCGGACGCCCCGTCCGCATCCTGGGCAGCGGCAGAACCGACGCGGGCGTTCACGCGATCGGGCAAGTCGCTCGCTGTGTGCTGCCGACCTGGAACGCCGGAACGGTTGCTCTGCTGCGAGCGATCAACAGCAAGTTGCCGGACGACATTCGCGTCAAAGCGGTTCGCGAAACGCGGGAACGTTTCCACCCCATCGCCGATGCCATCGGCAAGCGGTATCAGTACTTGGTGCAGATCGGCGGAGGTCGCGATCCGTTCGCCTACCGTTACGTGCATCGCGTCGGCGGACCGATCGACCAGGCGGCGATGCAAGCGGCGGCGGCCAAGTTCGTCGGACGCCATGACTTCAAAGCGTTTCAAGGAACGGGAGCCGAACGCCCCTCGACCGTGCGAACGATCCATTCAGCGAAGTGGTTCCGCCGGACCGCGAATGATCCCACCGGAACGGAACTGGAAGGCGAACCCTGGTGCTTCGAAATTGAAGGCGAGGGATTCCTTTACAACATGGTTCGCAACCTGATCGGCACGATGTTGGAAGTCGGACGCGGACGCAAGCCGCTGGAGTGGATCGACGATGTCTTCGCCAGTTATGATCGCAAGCAAGCCGGCCCGACCGCTCCGCCGCAGGGACTGTTCCTCTGCCGCGTGGATTACCCGGACGAAATCTTTGAACTGGACGAACCTGAGATCGACGGGCCTGAACTGGACGGCTGA
- a CDS encoding FHA domain-containing protein, translating into MSESSALLILASGSRAGLVAAIRTGYYVIGRDRGCQIRPKSRSVSRKHCLLHWETPLNSEPRFRIFDLNSTSGTRVNGTRIPPRTWVELIDGAELRCGKIAFALAIDAGENADSRCSLDELAKPTGETADAAPAANVSMLEGDAWQEIDIASFLQVSTPITREAGHDDIRGNASNPAPQGSEWGIFESEDDFSDDTAAEESDQSSSSINAAPQMTAPEKPIPDANQDREKSQAAEKNSDAEKNLHTRKSPSQKAADSTVSRLVDRNQVKIFAALAMTVAVLVLGGYQVLQFWQGPEAQIIDGID; encoded by the coding sequence GTGTCCGAAAGTTCCGCACTACTGATCCTTGCCTCCGGGAGCCGGGCTGGTTTGGTCGCCGCCATTCGCACCGGCTACTACGTGATCGGTCGGGATCGAGGATGCCAGATCCGCCCCAAGAGTCGATCTGTCAGCCGGAAACATTGCCTGTTGCACTGGGAAACGCCCCTGAATTCGGAACCCCGGTTTCGCATCTTTGATTTGAACAGCACCAGCGGCACGCGGGTCAACGGAACTCGCATTCCCCCCCGAACCTGGGTGGAATTGATCGACGGTGCCGAACTTCGATGCGGGAAAATCGCATTCGCCCTCGCGATCGATGCGGGCGAAAACGCGGACTCCCGATGCTCACTGGATGAGCTGGCCAAACCGACAGGTGAAACGGCAGACGCTGCCCCCGCGGCGAACGTTTCGATGCTGGAAGGCGACGCCTGGCAAGAGATCGACATCGCATCGTTCCTGCAGGTCTCCACACCGATCACACGAGAAGCGGGTCACGACGATATCCGCGGCAATGCCTCCAACCCTGCCCCACAAGGCTCTGAATGGGGAATCTTCGAGAGCGAGGATGACTTTTCCGATGACACAGCGGCGGAAGAGTCCGATCAATCGTCATCGAGTATCAACGCCGCGCCCCAGATGACTGCCCCCGAGAAACCGATTCCTGACGCCAACCAGGACAGAGAGAAAAGTCAGGCCGCCGAGAAAAACTCGGATGCCGAGAAGAACCTCCACACTCGAAAGTCCCCTTCCCAGAAGGCAGCCGATTCAACCGTTTCCAGGTTGGTCGATCGGAACCAAGTCAAAATTTTCGCGGCGCTCGCCATGACGGTCGCCGTGTTGGTCTTGGGTGGCTACCAAGTCCTGCAATTTTGGCAGGGTCCCGAAGCTCAAATCATCGATGGAATCGACTGA
- a CDS encoding lipopolysaccharide biosynthesis protein, whose amino-acid sequence MTSDPLSTDPNSLDASGPTGDRSDVFDQKGASCDGSNSATGTCSPAISSSDSGLAIAGEATPGPAGAPRSETPANARLAPSKFAKAISFGQTVGFAFAIVALQMGQGILLARLLGPIGRGEYATTVLYVQMLLYIGLFGGLEVICRYAADRTVETIKLRRAAMWLGLTTGVITTGLVVICNAIALPDEKAYLMSLGCLCAFSVIGQHVMLIMTAVDRGAGDFTRYNLRRFISAAAFPALLLVAALLTEVTLNLACVLFVIASAISMAACVVGLPKIATGESEPPVNQLLKESRPYGFSMLATDLFERLDLLLVMWLVPLLTQGFYAAMVPVVYPLTVIPNTLGIYLFNTGADRSKRLQTSDVHRILGGSIAIQTVSTIAFIILIGPLVRLVYGEEFAPAIVFAWWLAPVSAIKGILQGLDSYVKGRGKPLAPIRCRIVASVVMLGLTFAFVGTYGAIAIAAAALVGQVICLVWLSAIVYADVREQNAEIEPN is encoded by the coding sequence ATGACTTCTGACCCCCTCTCTACCGACCCGAACTCGCTGGATGCATCCGGTCCCACGGGTGATCGGTCTGACGTCTTCGATCAGAAAGGGGCGTCGTGCGACGGATCAAACTCCGCCACCGGCACGTGCTCTCCCGCGATTTCGAGCTCTGATTCCGGTCTGGCGATCGCCGGCGAGGCCACACCTGGACCGGCGGGCGCCCCCCGTTCGGAAACGCCAGCCAACGCCCGTCTCGCCCCCAGCAAATTTGCAAAAGCGATTTCGTTCGGGCAAACCGTTGGGTTCGCGTTTGCGATTGTCGCCCTGCAAATGGGCCAAGGCATTTTGTTGGCCCGATTGCTAGGACCGATCGGCCGAGGCGAATACGCGACCACGGTCTTGTACGTGCAAATGCTGCTGTACATCGGCTTGTTCGGTGGTCTGGAGGTCATCTGTCGCTATGCCGCGGATCGCACCGTCGAGACGATCAAACTTCGACGGGCAGCGATGTGGTTGGGCCTGACCACGGGAGTCATCACAACCGGATTGGTTGTGATCTGCAACGCGATCGCATTGCCTGACGAAAAAGCGTACCTGATGTCGCTGGGTTGCCTGTGTGCGTTCAGCGTCATCGGCCAGCACGTGATGTTGATCATGACCGCCGTCGATCGTGGAGCAGGCGACTTCACTCGGTACAACCTCCGCCGGTTCATCTCCGCGGCCGCGTTCCCGGCTCTGTTGTTGGTCGCCGCTCTGCTGACGGAAGTGACCTTGAATCTGGCCTGCGTGTTGTTTGTCATCGCCTCCGCGATTTCGATGGCCGCCTGCGTGGTTGGACTTCCCAAAATTGCAACGGGCGAGAGTGAACCGCCTGTCAATCAGTTGCTCAAGGAAAGCCGTCCTTACGGATTTTCCATGTTGGCAACGGATCTATTTGAGCGACTGGATCTGTTGTTGGTGATGTGGTTGGTGCCGCTGCTGACACAAGGCTTCTACGCGGCGATGGTCCCGGTCGTCTATCCGTTGACGGTGATCCCCAACACGCTGGGGATTTACCTGTTCAATACCGGAGCGGACCGCAGCAAGCGTTTGCAGACTTCGGATGTGCACCGGATCCTCGGTGGCTCGATCGCAATCCAGACCGTTTCCACGATCGCGTTCATCATCTTGATCGGCCCCTTGGTGCGACTGGTTTACGGCGAAGAATTCGCACCGGCGATCGTGTTCGCGTGGTGGCTGGCACCGGTCTCAGCGATCAAAGGCATCCTGCAAGGGCTGGACAGTTACGTCAAAGGGCGTGGCAAACCGCTGGCTCCGATCCGCTGCCGAATCGTCGCCTCGGTTGTCATGCTGGGTTTGACATTCGCCTTCGTTGGAACCTATGGCGCGATCGCAATCGCGGCCGCAGCGCTGGTCGGCCAAGTCATTTGCTTGGTTTGGTTGTCCGCGATTGTCTACGCCGACGTTCGCGAACAGAACGCTGAGATCGAACCGAACTGA
- a CDS encoding sulfatase family protein, whose amino-acid sequence MYRIQLALLFAVTLSSANLVVADRPNVLVAISDDQSFPHTSAYGYQAIQTPAFDRVARAGVLFNNAFTPAPGCSPMRAAFLTGRNIWQIEHAGTHASSFATKYEVYPDRLENDGYFVGYTGKGWGPGNWKISERSRNPAGPVFSSKKMKSPGGISSVDYAANFESFLQQKPEDAPFSFWFGCQEPHRVFEKGIGLKNGMDPSKVVVPEFLPDTPEIRSDILDYCYEIQWFDQHLGRMLDTLEKAGELDNTIVIVTSDNGMAFPRAKANVYEYGIHMPLAISWPAQVKGDRTVDDLVNLIDVTATIYDATGVDPPAKTPLSGRSLVGLLQSGKQGTVESGREAIFSGRERHSSVRYESLGYPQRCIRTDQYLFIRNFRPERWPAGAPQKFGSGGYPKNNAILAEELGPMHEGYHDIDGCPSLTFLVENHDDTELAKYLQWAVAKRPAEELYDIQADPACLNDLAAHPEFAEVKQALSQRLNDYLTETDDPRVSGPDGGDIWETYPRYSGLRWFPKPEWAKQSPERVPKLDWLDKRRPK is encoded by the coding sequence TTGTACCGAATCCAGCTCGCATTGTTGTTTGCCGTCACCCTCTCGTCGGCGAATCTTGTTGTCGCCGATCGCCCCAATGTCTTGGTCGCGATTTCGGACGATCAATCGTTCCCGCACACGTCGGCCTACGGGTACCAAGCGATCCAGACACCCGCGTTTGATCGCGTCGCACGCGCTGGCGTCCTGTTCAACAACGCGTTCACCCCGGCACCCGGTTGCAGCCCCATGCGGGCGGCGTTTTTGACAGGACGGAACATCTGGCAAATCGAACACGCCGGAACGCACGCCAGTTCTTTCGCGACGAAGTACGAGGTTTACCCGGACCGACTGGAAAACGACGGCTACTTTGTTGGGTACACCGGCAAAGGCTGGGGGCCGGGGAACTGGAAAATCAGCGAGCGTTCTCGCAATCCTGCTGGGCCGGTTTTCTCGTCCAAGAAAATGAAGTCACCCGGTGGAATCAGCAGCGTTGATTACGCCGCCAATTTCGAGTCGTTCCTGCAGCAAAAACCAGAAGACGCACCGTTCAGTTTTTGGTTCGGATGCCAAGAACCTCACCGCGTGTTTGAGAAAGGCATCGGGCTGAAAAACGGCATGGATCCATCCAAGGTCGTCGTGCCTGAGTTCTTGCCCGACACGCCCGAGATCCGCAGCGACATCCTGGACTACTGCTACGAGATCCAGTGGTTCGACCAACACCTCGGTCGCATGCTCGACACGCTCGAGAAAGCGGGCGAGCTCGACAACACGATTGTGATCGTGACCAGCGACAACGGGATGGCGTTCCCGCGAGCCAAAGCAAACGTGTACGAGTATGGCATCCACATGCCGCTGGCGATCAGTTGGCCGGCGCAGGTGAAGGGGGATCGAACCGTTGATGACCTGGTCAATTTGATCGACGTGACGGCGACCATCTACGATGCGACCGGGGTGGATCCTCCGGCGAAAACACCGTTGAGCGGCCGCAGTCTGGTCGGATTGCTTCAGTCAGGCAAACAGGGAACCGTGGAGTCCGGTCGCGAGGCGATTTTTTCGGGACGCGAACGGCATTCATCGGTGCGGTATGAATCGCTCGGGTACCCGCAACGCTGCATCCGGACGGACCAATACCTGTTCATTCGCAACTTCCGTCCAGAACGCTGGCCCGCCGGCGCGCCGCAGAAATTTGGCTCGGGAGGCTACCCGAAGAACAACGCGATCCTTGCCGAGGAACTGGGGCCGATGCATGAAGGCTACCACGACATTGATGGTTGTCCGTCACTCACGTTCTTGGTCGAAAACCACGATGACACAGAGCTTGCCAAGTACTTGCAGTGGGCCGTTGCGAAGCGTCCCGCGGAAGAGCTCTATGACATCCAGGCAGACCCAGCCTGCTTGAATGACTTGGCCGCTCATCCCGAATTCGCGGAGGTCAAGCAAGCTCTGAGTCAACGTCTGAACGATTACCTCACCGAAACCGACGACCCACGAGTTTCCGGGCCCGATGGCGGTGACATTTGGGAAACCTACCCGCGATACAGCGGTCTGCGTTGGTTCCCGAAACCCGAGTGGGCGAAGCAGTCGCCCGAGCGGGTTCCAAAGCTGGATTGGTTGGACAAACGTCGCCCCAAGTAG